The genome window GACCCGGTGACTCCGGGCACGGCAATGGTGGAAGGGCGCAGGGGACGGGTGTCCACCGGGATCTCGTGCGCGGCGGCGGCACGCCCGGCACCGGTGCCCCGGTCCCCGTCGACGCCCCTCGCGGCGCTGGTGCGGCGGTCCCCGGCGGTGTGGCGGACGCCGCCCCCTGGGACGGTGGCGGGGCCGGGCACGCTCCTCGGCGAGGGCCCGCGACCGCGCTCGCCGCCGAGCGGGCGCGGCAGGCCCGGATGGCCGTGGTGGGTCCGGTCACCGAGCGCTGGGCGCCGGAGCAGGCCGGCCCGGTGCACGAGAACTGGCAGCTGGCGGCGCCGATCGGGCCGGCGACGGACCTGTGGGCGCTCGGGGCGCTGCTCTTCCGGGCCGTGCAGGGACACGCCCCCTACCCGGAGGAGAACACCGCCGAGCTGGTGCAGATGGTGTGCGCGGAGCCGCCCGCGTTCGCCGAGGAGTGCGGGCCGCTGCGGCCGGTCGTGGAGTCGCTGCTGCGGCAGGACCCCACCGAGCGGCTGGACTTCGAGGAGCTGCGCGGCTGGCTGCGCTCCCTGGTCCGGTCGGCGCCCGAACCCGAGGCCGGTACGCATGTCGTGCCCGCGCCGCCCGTGAACGCCAGCCGGCTGCCGATCGTACGGCGACGGGGCGAACTCGTCCGCAGGCGCCGGGCCGGGCTGCCCGCGACCAGCGCGCACGCCCGCCACAAGCGCACCCGGGCGAAGGCCCCGCAGCCCCGCAAGCTGGGCCGGAACCTGCTGCTGTTGATCCTGCTCGCGCTGGTGGCGGCGATCACGTACGCCATGGTGTTCATGCCGAAGACCACGCCGAGCAGCGAGGGCGGCGACACCGGCAGCCGTACGGAGAGCGCCGGGGAGCCGAGTACGGCGCCGGAGGCGAGCAGTGAGTCCCGGCCCGACCAGAACGCGAACTCGCCCGACGGCGGCGAGGAGGGCCAGAGCGAGTCGAGCCCGTCGCCCTCGGAGTCGTCCGGCTCCACACAGACCCAGACCGGGGACCCCGAGGTCGCCCAGGGGTTCACCCTGCGCAAGGACCCCGAGGGGTTCCAGGTCGCCGTCGCCAGCGGCTGGGACCGCAGCGCGAAGAACGGGCGCGGCCAGATCGTCTACTCCCAGGGCGACTTCGAGCTGATAGTCGTCCCCGGGCGGGACGGCACGGGCACGTACGGCAGTGATCCGCTGAAGTACCAGCGGGAGGGCGAGCGCGAGCTGCAGCCGTTCCGGGACTCGTCCTGGGCCACGTCCACCGGGATGCGGCTGATCGAGGTGGGCGGAGTGACCTCGGCCGAGGGGCAGTTCACCTGGCAGGACTCCGAGGGGCGCGGTGTCTACGTACGGAACCTCGCGATCCTCCTCGACGGGCGGTACCACGTGGTGCAGTTGCGCGGGCCGGAGGCGGAGCGGGACGAGGTCACGCGGCTGTACGCGCAGGCCGCGGCCACGTACAAGGTGACCGGCTAGCCGCCGGCCGGCCGGCCGGCGGCTGTTCGGGTCGGCGGCGGAAGGTTGTGCTCCGGTCGCGGAAGCGAGAACCGTCACAGTGCTGTCTCTGTGCGGCCGGGCCGGTTCCCCGGGTCGCGGGCCGCTCCCTAATGTGACCCTGTCAAGAATATTGCGGGGCAACGTGAATCAGATGCAGGGCCGGCTCCTCGCGGAGCGCTACCGGCTCGTCGACACCATCGGCAGCGGCGGTATGGGCCGTGTCTGGCGTGCGCACGACGAGGTGTTGCACCGGGCCGTCGCCATCAAGGAGTTGACGGCCGCTCTCTATGTCTCGGAGAACGAGCAGGCCATCCTGTTGCGGCGGACCCGGGCCGAGGCGCGGGCGGCGGCGCGGATCAACCACTCGGCCGTCGTCACCGTGCACGACGTGCTGGAGCACGACAACCGGCCGTGGATCGTCATGGAGTTGGTCGAGGGCGTCTCGCTGGCCGACGCGGTCCGGGACCGGGGGCGTGTCGAGGCGCGTGAGGCGGCGCGGATCGGGATGTGGGTGCTGCGCGCGCTGCGGGCCGCCCACCGGGCCGGGGTGCTGCACCGCGATGTGAAGCCGGGGAACGTGCTGCTCGCCGAGGACGGGCGGGTCATGCTGACCGACTTCGGTATCGCGCAGGTCGAGGGCGACACGACGATCACCCGGACCGGCGAGATCGTCGGTTCCGTCGACTACATCGCCCCCGAGCGGGTGCGTGGACAGGAACCCGGGCCCGCGTCCGATCTGTGGTCGCTGGGTGCGACGCTGTACACGGCGGTCGAGGGGAAGTCGCCGTTCCGGCGCACCACGCCGCTCACCACCATGCAGGCCGTGGTGAGCGAGGAGGCGGCGGAGCCCGTGGCGGCCGGGCCGTTGGGGCCCGTCATCACCGCGCTGCTGTGCAAGGACCCGGCCGTACGGCCCGGCCCCGACGAGGCCGAACAGATGCTCGCGGAGGCGGCGGAGGGGCGACGGCCTCGGGCGGCACAGGCGTTCGTGGCCACGGAGTGGGCGGCTGGGGGGCCGGGTGGTTCGGGGGGACCGGGTGGTGCGGGCGGACCGGGTGGTGTGGCCGGTTCGGCCGGTTCGGCCGGTTCAGCTGGTTCGGATGGGTCTGAGGGTTCGCGTGGCTCTTATGGAGCACGTGGTTCGGATGGTGTGGGGGGCGGGGGAACTCACGTAGAGCCGAGTGCGGTGGGTGGTTCGGGGGAGTGGGGGTCGGGGCGTTCCAGCGTGGGGGCGGTCTCGGGCGGGGCGCAGGCGTCCGCCGTCTTCGGTGGGGGTTCCGGCGGCACCCCGGTCGTGCCGATACCGGGCGCTCATCCGCCTGCCTCCGTGGCGTCCGCCGGGCCCGGGGCGCGTACCGCCGGGCGGCGCGGCTGGGGTCGTAGGGTCGCGGTGGTCCTCCTGCTGGCCGCGTTGGTCGGCGGTGGTGGTGCCGTCGCGCTGCACTACGCGGACGGGTGGAGCGCGGGGGGCGGATCCACCGCGGACGGGGCGGACGGGGATCAGCCGGCCGACGGGGTGCCCGAGGGGTGGGAGCGGGTCGAGGACCCGGAGGGTTTCAGCCTTGCTCTGCCCAAGGGGTGGAAGCGGCAGGTGGAGGGTACGCAGATCGACTACACGCCCGACGGCGGTGAGCACTTCCTCCGGGTCGCCGTGGACGACTCGCCGGACTTCGACAGCCCGTACCACCACCAGCTCGACCTGGAGGAGCAGGTGAGGACGCGGACCGACTACTGGCGGGTGAGTCTGAAGGAGAACGTCTACCGCGACCGGCCGGGCGCGCTGTGGGACTTCACCTGGACCGCGCGGGAGAAGGACTCGGAGTTCCCCGGCCCGCGCCGGGCGATCGAGCAGATGTATCTCTCCCGGGACGGTGTCGAGTACACGATCTACATGTCCTCGCCCACGGCCGACTGGAAGACGGCGGAAGAGCAGTTCTACGCGGTGCTGCGCAGCTGGCGGGCGCCGCAGGGGTGAGGCCGGGGGGCGGCTAGCGTCGCCGGGTGCGGGTGCGTGGGGGCTGGTCGCGCGGTTCCCCGCGCCCCTGAAAGGCCAGCCCCTGCTTTGCGAGGCGCGGGGAGGGCGGTTGTCGGCCAGGCGCTCGCGCGGCACCGGAGGGTTTCGGTCCGGTGCGGCATGATGGGGCTCATGGGGACCGAGGGGGAGAACGTCCGTGTCATAGCCGGGCGTTACCGGCTGGAAGCCAGGATCGGCCGGGGCGGTATGGGGATCGTGTGGCGGGCCACCGATCAACTCCTCGGCCGGCAGGTGGCGGTCAAGGAACTGTCCCTCGACGACTCGCTCCCGGAGGAGCGGTCCCGGCAGCGCCGTGAGCGCACCCTGCGGGAGGCGCGGGCGGTCGCCCGGCTCGGCCACCCGCACATCATCGTCGTGCACGACGTCGTCGAACAGGACGAACGCCCTTACATCGTCATGGAGTTGATCGACGGCGGCTCCCTCGCCGAGCGGATCGCGGCGGACGGGCCCGTCGACGCGCGCGAGGCCGCGCGGATCGGCATCGATCTGCTGGGCGCGCTGCGGCGGGCGCACGACGCCGGCGTGCTGCACCGCGATCTCAAGCCCGCCAACGTCCTGATGGAGTCCGGTACCGACCGGGTCGTCCTCACCGACTTCGGTATCGCCCAGGTCGCCGGCGCGACCACGCTGACCGAGAGCGGGTCCTTCGTCGGCTCGCCCGAGTACACCGCCCCGGAGCGGATGTCCGGGGTCCGCACCGGGCCGGAGTCCGACCTGTGGTCGCTGGGCGCGCTGCTGTGCGCCGTGCTCAGCGGCGAATCGCCGTTCCGGCGCGACTCGTTGGGCGGCATCCTGCACGCCGTCGTCTTCGACGAGATCCGGCCGCCCCCGCAGGCCGCGCCGCTGCTCCCCGTCGTACGGGGGCTGTTGGAGCGGGACCCGGACCGGCGGCTCGACGCGGTGGAGGCGGAGCGGCTGCTGCGGGCCTTCCGGGAGACCGGCCGGACACCGCGCACGGCGAAGCACCCGAGGACGTCGACCGGGTACACGCCGACCCGGCGGGACCTGCCGCGCCCGCGGCGGGACGCGCAGCGTACGGCCGCCGCCGCGCAGGACGCGGTGGAGGCGGGCGGACGGTCGGGGGCGGCATCGGGAGCGGGGTCGGGGTCGGGGTCGGGATCGGGGCCGGACGCTTCCGGCCCGGCCGTGGCTCTGCCGGAACAGCCCGCTCGGCAGCGGCAGCAGTACTCCACCCGGAGTGTGCTGGTCGCCGCCGCGCTGGTGGCGGCGATGGCCGGGGCGGGCGTCTCGGCTGCCGCGCTGCTGATGCGCGAAGGGGGTGCGGGGGGCGGCACACCGGGCAGTTCGGCACCGGAGACGCCGGGCGCGTCGAGTACGGCGGGCGAGTCGGGCCGTCCCGGCGAGCCGGGTCGGCCGGGCCAGTCCGGGCAGTCCGGTGGGTCGGCCTCACCGAGTACATCGGGTGCCTCGGGTTCGCCCGGTACGTCGGGTGCGCCGAGTTCCCCGGGCGGGTCGGGAACCGGCGACGCCACGCCCACCGTCACACGCTCACGGGCGGCCACCGCGCCGACCGTGCCCTCGGGGTACCGGCTCGCCGAGGACGACCAGGGCTTCAGCCTCGCCGTGCCGGACGACTTCACCCGGGAGCCGCAGGGAGAGCGGGTCTTCTACATGTCCCCGGGGCGGGCGATCCGTATCGGCATCAAGTTCGACGACCCGGCGGCGGGCGGCCCGGCCGGGGTGATGCGGCGCGCCCACGAGAAGGGGCCCTCGACGAACCCCGGCTACCGCGACGGCCGGGTCACCGAGACCACTCACGACGGGTGGCCCGCCGCGCTCTGGGAGTTCACCTGGGACGGCTTCAGCGTCGCGGAGGGGCCCCGCCACACGTACGACCTGTGCTGGGAGCGGGACGGCCGGCTGTACGACGTATGGGTGTCGGCGCCGGTCGGGAAGGTGAGCGAGGCGAAGGAGTACTTCGACGTGGCGGTGGACACGTTCGTCCGTGGCTGAAGCGTGGACATTCTCGTACGTGGCTGAAGTGTGGACAGCTTCAAACGCAGCCGAAGCGTGGGCTCCCGCGTACGTGACCAAAGCGGTGATAAGCGGCGTTCCGCGTCACGGGTCTGTGACCGGAAAGCGACGGGGGTGGCTGCCGAAGCGCTTGCCGCGATACAGATGAACGTATGAGCAGCAACGGGGGCGCCCCTTACGGATCCGGGCAGGGGTCCGGCCATGGACCCGACGAACCGACGAGTTTCGGACTGCAACCGCCGCGGCCGAGCGTGCCGTACCCGGGGAACCCGTACGCGCCGCCGACCCGGGTGGCGGCACCGTCGGCCCCGCCCTCGCCGGACCCCGGCACCGGGACGGACCCTGGCACCGGGCGGCTGATCGCCGGGCGTTACCGGCTGCTCGCCAAGCTCGGCCATGGCGGTATGGGCACGGTGTGGCGGGCGCAGGACGAGACGGTGGATCGCGAGGTCGCCGTCAAGGAGCCCCGCGTACCGGATCATCTTCCCGACCGTGAACGGGCCAACGCCTTCGAGCGGATGCGGCGCGAGGCCCGTGCGGCGGCCAGGCTCGACCATCCGTCGGTCGTGAACGTGCATGACGTGGCGGTCGTGGACGGTAAGCCGTGGATCGTGATGGAGCTGGTGCGGGGGCGTTCGCTGGGCGACGCGCTCCAGGAGGGCACCCTCGGGGTGCGTGACGCGGCGAGAATCGGCCTCGACGTGCTCGGCGCGCTGGAGGCCGCGCACGCGGCGGGCATCCTGCACCGGGACGTCAAACCGGACAACGTCCTCCTCGGCCGCCACGACCGGGTGGTCCTCACCGACTTCGGCATCGCCCAGATCGAGGGCGAGACGAATCTGACGGACACCGGCGGCTTCGTCGGCTCGCCCGAGTACATCGCCCCCGAGCGGGTGTTGGGGCAGCGCCCCGGCCCGGCCTCCGACCTCTGGTCGCTCGGTGTCGTCCTCTACGCCGCCACCGAGGGCGTGTCGCCGTTCCGGCGCAGCAACACGCCGGCGACCCTGCAGTCCGTGCTCAACGCCACGCCCGCGGCGCCCGCCTCGGCCACCGGACCGCTCGCCGAGGCCATCAACGGCCTGCTGCAGAAGGACCCGGCGCGCCGCCCGAGCGCCGCCCGCGTCCGCGAACTGCTGGAGACGGCCGCCGACCCGCCGGCGCCCGCGCCCACCCAGGTCGTTCAGCACCTCGCCGCGCCTCCGGCCCCGCAGGGCAAGGGCATCCGGGTCGGGGCCAA of Streptomyces phaeolivaceus contains these proteins:
- a CDS encoding protein kinase, whose protein sequence is MDEYAGRVLADRYRLPLPPSDEYEIAPEIRAFDTYSGQEVLVRQVPLPEVVEAEVLDADGLPEGYVARDGAGRRGAARATRRSTDPAVRRAIEAAQAAAQIPDHPRLDQVFDVFAEGGSLWIVSELVSARTLEALLVEQPLSPYRAAEVAADVLTALRALHAHGWVHRNITARTVLVCDDGRVMLTGLAAGAAEEALCGYDPVPAREFEDRPPPPVPGGGARAGTAAAAVGPGGAQVARREPVPPGGVAVPGARGVSAPGGTGGGTFGGARGGEPGGAVEDPEAARRAAIEARAGSSAAPGTDPSGTQRALESGGGDARAARAGAIAAYRAGARAAARVQDDQRGGPGAGLPAQRPAPQDGTGTAAGAGRGGDTTSGGATRPVPLHQIADPYGVLANGGATSAWHGALPRGGTATPAGGDSSAIDGGGYAPHEASTRGAQVGAGYGDSGHGGFRHDGSGPGDSGHGNGGRAQGTGVHRDLVRGGGTPGTGAPVPVDAPRGAGAAVPGGVADAAPWDGGGAGHAPRRGPATALAAERARQARMAVVGPVTERWAPEQAGPVHENWQLAAPIGPATDLWALGALLFRAVQGHAPYPEENTAELVQMVCAEPPAFAEECGPLRPVVESLLRQDPTERLDFEELRGWLRSLVRSAPEPEAGTHVVPAPPVNASRLPIVRRRGELVRRRRAGLPATSAHARHKRTRAKAPQPRKLGRNLLLLILLALVAAITYAMVFMPKTTPSSEGGDTGSRTESAGEPSTAPEASSESRPDQNANSPDGGEEGQSESSPSPSESSGSTQTQTGDPEVAQGFTLRKDPEGFQVAVASGWDRSAKNGRGQIVYSQGDFELIVVPGRDGTGTYGSDPLKYQREGERELQPFRDSSWATSTGMRLIEVGGVTSAEGQFTWQDSEGRGVYVRNLAILLDGRYHVVQLRGPEAERDEVTRLYAQAAATYKVTG
- a CDS encoding serine/threonine-protein kinase, which codes for MQGRLLAERYRLVDTIGSGGMGRVWRAHDEVLHRAVAIKELTAALYVSENEQAILLRRTRAEARAAARINHSAVVTVHDVLEHDNRPWIVMELVEGVSLADAVRDRGRVEAREAARIGMWVLRALRAAHRAGVLHRDVKPGNVLLAEDGRVMLTDFGIAQVEGDTTITRTGEIVGSVDYIAPERVRGQEPGPASDLWSLGATLYTAVEGKSPFRRTTPLTTMQAVVSEEAAEPVAAGPLGPVITALLCKDPAVRPGPDEAEQMLAEAAEGRRPRAAQAFVATEWAAGGPGGSGGPGGAGGPGGVAGSAGSAGSAGSDGSEGSRGSYGARGSDGVGGGGTHVEPSAVGGSGEWGSGRSSVGAVSGGAQASAVFGGGSGGTPVVPIPGAHPPASVASAGPGARTAGRRGWGRRVAVVLLLAALVGGGGAVALHYADGWSAGGGSTADGADGDQPADGVPEGWERVEDPEGFSLALPKGWKRQVEGTQIDYTPDGGEHFLRVAVDDSPDFDSPYHHQLDLEEQVRTRTDYWRVSLKENVYRDRPGALWDFTWTAREKDSEFPGPRRAIEQMYLSRDGVEYTIYMSSPTADWKTAEEQFYAVLRSWRAPQG
- a CDS encoding protein kinase domain-containing protein, with amino-acid sequence MGTEGENVRVIAGRYRLEARIGRGGMGIVWRATDQLLGRQVAVKELSLDDSLPEERSRQRRERTLREARAVARLGHPHIIVVHDVVEQDERPYIVMELIDGGSLAERIAADGPVDAREAARIGIDLLGALRRAHDAGVLHRDLKPANVLMESGTDRVVLTDFGIAQVAGATTLTESGSFVGSPEYTAPERMSGVRTGPESDLWSLGALLCAVLSGESPFRRDSLGGILHAVVFDEIRPPPQAAPLLPVVRGLLERDPDRRLDAVEAERLLRAFRETGRTPRTAKHPRTSTGYTPTRRDLPRPRRDAQRTAAAAQDAVEAGGRSGAASGAGSGSGSGSGPDASGPAVALPEQPARQRQQYSTRSVLVAAALVAAMAGAGVSAAALLMREGGAGGGTPGSSAPETPGASSTAGESGRPGEPGRPGQSGQSGGSASPSTSGASGSPGTSGAPSSPGGSGTGDATPTVTRSRAATAPTVPSGYRLAEDDQGFSLAVPDDFTREPQGERVFYMSPGRAIRIGIKFDDPAAGGPAGVMRRAHEKGPSTNPGYRDGRVTETTHDGWPAALWEFTWDGFSVAEGPRHTYDLCWERDGRLYDVWVSAPVGKVSEAKEYFDVAVDTFVRG
- a CDS encoding serine/threonine-protein kinase, whose amino-acid sequence is MSSNGGAPYGSGQGSGHGPDEPTSFGLQPPRPSVPYPGNPYAPPTRVAAPSAPPSPDPGTGTDPGTGRLIAGRYRLLAKLGHGGMGTVWRAQDETVDREVAVKEPRVPDHLPDRERANAFERMRREARAAARLDHPSVVNVHDVAVVDGKPWIVMELVRGRSLGDALQEGTLGVRDAARIGLDVLGALEAAHAAGILHRDVKPDNVLLGRHDRVVLTDFGIAQIEGETNLTDTGGFVGSPEYIAPERVLGQRPGPASDLWSLGVVLYAATEGVSPFRRSNTPATLQSVLNATPAAPASATGPLAEAINGLLQKDPARRPSAARVRELLETAADPPAPAPTQVVQHLAAPPAPQGKGIRVGAKTLAGLGAVVVAAAVTAYLVIADPFAGPLPDGWKQRDLGTKVAASLGVPGDFVKDRFGPDETDGTFAQYSDPSGLIRINVDRDVKKDDKENEIPGVALDKAYADWESVKDGEYTLDIADDPAPKGRPQETRFQDHEAAENTIVYTTTDTQAPRLREARVLYYKAGNGDMYRLWIDYPGKGHFTEQGREIARTVVANLKIDRM